Proteins encoded in a region of the Pieris napi chromosome 5, ilPieNapi1.2, whole genome shotgun sequence genome:
- the LOC125049938 gene encoding organic cation/carnitine transporter 7-like, which translates to MDTSRKVPFEEALNLTGFGKFNYVTLLVNVLVILSVVFEIYSVSYVVPTSACDLQTTVYQQGLIASTPMAGIILTSNFWGYLADTRGRRKIVILSLLLSFSSSTLACFSPNWICLFIFKFISSTALAGTYPLGLTILGEFTPAHKRAIIVAMIGTVFTTSFGLLGILSIPISNLKFSYHVPILDINLVPWRLLNFLTTTPAAIAAFATYLTYETPKFLLSVGEEEKALDVLRRMFNINTGKGREEYQVHSLFLDESSSEPSKSLWASIKSQTTPLLKPPLLKNTLILSFLFSIVYFVINPFYVWLPVVANAIVQTKNNGQNGLTLCETLRYSENLTVAQSNECAMNSTAMFTVFIVTLVLGSLNAFLSATIEHIGKKRLLICVQIISGLTGLGINFSAHWAMNSVLFLLFLVGILNFGFLCTFSVDMFPTYVKAMAICLSMMIGRGVSVIGINVVKSMLTYNCELAFYCFPALAFIGAFTGLLLPGDKKSEEKENSI; encoded by the exons ATGGATACATCAAGGAAAGTACCGTTTGAGGAAGCGTTAAATTTAACCG GATTCGGCAAATTCAACTACGTAACATTACTGGTGAATGTTTTAGTGATACTTAGTGTTGTGTTTGAGATTTATTCCGTTTCCTATGTCGTACCAACAAGTGCCTGTGACTTGCAGACTACAGTTTATCAACAGGGGTTGATTGCTAGTACACCCATGGCCG GTATTATATTAACATCGAATTTTTGGGGGTACCTGGCTGATACGAGAGGCAGACGGAAAATAGTTATTCTGTCGCTCTTACTCTCATTCTCTTCTAGCACTCTGGCCTGTTTTTCACCAAACTGGAtatgtttgtttatatttaaattcatttcttcTACTgc cttaGCTGGCACTTATCCTTTAGGATTGACAATACTCGGTGAATTTACTCCTGCGCATAAGAGAGCAATAATAGTGGCTATGATTGGGACAGTATTTACAACGTCATTTGGTTTGCTAGGAA TACTATCGATACCAATATCCAACCTAAAGTTTTCATATCACGTGCCAATTCTGGATATAAACCTGGTTCCCTGGCGTCTTCTAAACTTCTTGACCACGACACCAGCTGCCATTGCCGCATTTGCCACTTACCTTACATATGAGACACCAAAGTTTCTTTTAAGTGTGGGAGAGGAAGAGAAAGCTTTAGATGTGTTAAGAAgaatgtttaacataaatactGGCAAAGGAAGAGAGGAATATcag GTACATTCCTTATTCTTGGACGAATCGAGTTCAGAACCGAGCAAGAGCTTATGGGCATCTATAAAATCTCAAACAACGCCATTGCTAAAGCCGCCGTTACTCAAGAATACTCTAATTCTCTCCTTTTTATTCAGTATCGTATACTTTGt tattaATCCATTCTACGTCTGGTTACCAGTTGTAGCAAACGCTATTGTACAAACCAAGAACAATGGGCAAAATGGCCTTACCCTTTGCGAAACACTTCGGTATTCTGAAAATCTCACTGTTGCACAG AGTAATGAATGTGCAATGAATAGTACGGCGATGTTCACTGTATTTATAGTGACTCTCGTGTTAGGAAGTTTGAACGCCTTCCTCAGTGCAACTATTGAACATATTGGTAAAAAGAGGCTTCTTATTTGCGTCCAG ataATCTCAGGTCTGACCGGCCTGGGCATTAACTTCAGTGCTCACTGGGCTATGAATAGTGTTTTGTTTCTTCTCTTCTTGGTTGGAATACTTAATTTCGGCTTCCTCTGCACCTTTAGTGTTGATATGTTTCCAACGTACGTCAA GGCAATGGCAATATGTCTATCGATGATGATCGGAAGGGGAGTGTCAGTGATTGGTATCAATGTGGTCAAGAGTATGTTGACCTATAATTGCGAACTGGCCTTTTACTGCTTTCCAGCATTGGCTTTCA tCGGAGCATTTACTGGTCTACTCCTGCCGGGTGATAAGAAAAGTGAAGAGAAAGAAAATAGCATATAA
- the LOC125049961 gene encoding uncharacterized protein LOC125049961 isoform X2: MFGFAITVAAATCDLDLTISQIGLLASSPFAGLLFAYPWGYYADTRGRKSALLLSTSIGFIFGLLGSFSVNWQMMLAFKIIGCSFSTASFTLTMTYLGECTRDRNRGQYIFIMMSMNLASEMLSYGLAYIILPLTFACPIPLLSITFNSWRLFSMVLCMPLGFGAIFMWTLQESPKFLADRGDGDEALQVLKTMFVANGNKEHEFPVKSLQSTVSVAKEISCCVTLGQQIGQLFKPPLLWRTLQLFYLLSLTCSINNTIVMWFPTMLDIVFKSFSSDGAQVSFCESITEDSVSHRNSNAPCTGTLSEETIFSGIIASLFFVVVNLCVAKLATWRRQILMGSLFISGVSCVMIIVLRQPIASIIFFTLAQITAIGIGSIASYFVDLYPTSCRGLAPSLGFMLGRFVSLTAVILIGGTIVNHCNAIFYTSATLAFSGAAVALLLP, encoded by the exons ATGTTTGGCTTTGCAATCACCGTAGCTGCTGCTACCTGTGATCTGGATCTTACCATCAGCCAGATTGGTCTTCTAGCTAGTTCACCGTTTGCAG GCTTACTCTTTGCATACCCATGGGGCTACTATGCTGACACACGAGGAAGGAAAAGCGCCTTGCTGCTCTCCACTTCAATTGGATTTATTTTTGGACTTCTAGGGAGTTTCTCAGTCAATTGGCAGATGATGCTAGCGTTCAAGATTATTGGGTGTAGCTT CTCTACTGCATCATTCACGCTTACAATGACATACCTCGGAGAGTGTACCAGAGACAGGAATAGAGGACAATATATCTTCATAATGATGAGCATGAATTTAGCAAGTGAAATGTTGTCTTATG GTCTAGCCTACATCATTCTACCTTTGACATTTGCGTGCCCCATACCCTTGTTATCTATTACATTCAACTCTTGGCGTCTTTTCTCGATGGTTTTGTGTATGCCACTTGGTTTCGGCGCCATTTTCATGTGGACCCTGCAAGAGAGCCCTAAATTCTTAGCAGACAGAGGAGACGGAGATGAAGCTTTACAGGTCCTGAAGACGATGTTTGTGGCGAATGGGAATAAAGAACACGAATTTCCG GTTAAGTCGCTTCAGTCAACGGTCAGCGTCGCCAAAGAAATTTCCTGTTGTGTTACACTTGGGCAACAAATAGGCCAACTGTTTAAGCCACCATTATTGTGGAGGACATTGCAGCTGTTCTATTTATTATCACTTACTTGTTCTAT aAACAACACTATTGTGATGTGGTTCCCAACGATGCTAGATATTGTTTTCAAATCGTTTTCATCAGATGGAGCGCAGGTTTCATTCTGTGAAAGTATAACGGAGGACTCTGTTTCGCATAGAAACTCTAAT GCACCCTGCACTGGAACATTATCTgaagaaacaattttttctgGTATTATTGCAAGTTTATTTTTCGTAGTAGTGAACCTTTGTGTTGCGAAATTGGCGACGTGGCGACGCCAGATTTTGATGGGCTCTCTTTTTATTTCTGGAGTCAGTTGTGTTATG aTAATAGTATTGAGACAGCCCATAGCAAGCATAATATTCTTCACATTGGCTCAAATAACTGCCATCGGGATCGGGAGCATCGCATCTTATTTCGTCGACTTATATCCCACATCCTGCAG agGTCTCGCACCAAGCTTGGGCTTCATGTTAGGTCGTTTCGTATCTCTAACGGCTGTGATATTAATCGGAGGAACTATCGTGAACCATTGCAACGCTATTTTCTATACTTCTGCTACGTTGGCTTTTT ctGGCGCGGCCGTTGCGTTATTACTTCCATAG
- the LOC125049961 gene encoding synaptic vesicle glycoprotein 2C-like isoform X1 has translation MSNCEVDNEKCWSYGDAFEITGHGRYNYKVLAACSLISVAVAFEMFGFAITVAAATCDLDLTISQIGLLASSPFAGLLFAYPWGYYADTRGRKSALLLSTSIGFIFGLLGSFSVNWQMMLAFKIIGCSFSTASFTLTMTYLGECTRDRNRGQYIFIMMSMNLASEMLSYGLAYIILPLTFACPIPLLSITFNSWRLFSMVLCMPLGFGAIFMWTLQESPKFLADRGDGDEALQVLKTMFVANGNKEHEFPVKSLQSTVSVAKEISCCVTLGQQIGQLFKPPLLWRTLQLFYLLSLTCSINNTIVMWFPTMLDIVFKSFSSDGAQVSFCESITEDSVSHRNSNAPCTGTLSEETIFSGIIASLFFVVVNLCVAKLATWRRQILMGSLFISGVSCVMIIVLRQPIASIIFFTLAQITAIGIGSIASYFVDLYPTSCRGLAPSLGFMLGRFVSLTAVILIGGTIVNHCNAIFYTSATLAFSGAAVALLLP, from the exons ATGTCTAACTGTGAAGTGGATAATGAGAAATGTTGGAGTTACGGAGACGCGTTTGAGATAACTG GTCATGGCCGATACAACTATAAAGTGCTAGCGGCATGCAGTTTGATATCAGTAGCGGTGGCCTTTGAAATGTTTGGCTTTGCAATCACCGTAGCTGCTGCTACCTGTGATCTGGATCTTACCATCAGCCAGATTGGTCTTCTAGCTAGTTCACCGTTTGCAG GCTTACTCTTTGCATACCCATGGGGCTACTATGCTGACACACGAGGAAGGAAAAGCGCCTTGCTGCTCTCCACTTCAATTGGATTTATTTTTGGACTTCTAGGGAGTTTCTCAGTCAATTGGCAGATGATGCTAGCGTTCAAGATTATTGGGTGTAGCTT CTCTACTGCATCATTCACGCTTACAATGACATACCTCGGAGAGTGTACCAGAGACAGGAATAGAGGACAATATATCTTCATAATGATGAGCATGAATTTAGCAAGTGAAATGTTGTCTTATG GTCTAGCCTACATCATTCTACCTTTGACATTTGCGTGCCCCATACCCTTGTTATCTATTACATTCAACTCTTGGCGTCTTTTCTCGATGGTTTTGTGTATGCCACTTGGTTTCGGCGCCATTTTCATGTGGACCCTGCAAGAGAGCCCTAAATTCTTAGCAGACAGAGGAGACGGAGATGAAGCTTTACAGGTCCTGAAGACGATGTTTGTGGCGAATGGGAATAAAGAACACGAATTTCCG GTTAAGTCGCTTCAGTCAACGGTCAGCGTCGCCAAAGAAATTTCCTGTTGTGTTACACTTGGGCAACAAATAGGCCAACTGTTTAAGCCACCATTATTGTGGAGGACATTGCAGCTGTTCTATTTATTATCACTTACTTGTTCTAT aAACAACACTATTGTGATGTGGTTCCCAACGATGCTAGATATTGTTTTCAAATCGTTTTCATCAGATGGAGCGCAGGTTTCATTCTGTGAAAGTATAACGGAGGACTCTGTTTCGCATAGAAACTCTAAT GCACCCTGCACTGGAACATTATCTgaagaaacaattttttctgGTATTATTGCAAGTTTATTTTTCGTAGTAGTGAACCTTTGTGTTGCGAAATTGGCGACGTGGCGACGCCAGATTTTGATGGGCTCTCTTTTTATTTCTGGAGTCAGTTGTGTTATG aTAATAGTATTGAGACAGCCCATAGCAAGCATAATATTCTTCACATTGGCTCAAATAACTGCCATCGGGATCGGGAGCATCGCATCTTATTTCGTCGACTTATATCCCACATCCTGCAG agGTCTCGCACCAAGCTTGGGCTTCATGTTAGGTCGTTTCGTATCTCTAACGGCTGTGATATTAATCGGAGGAACTATCGTGAACCATTGCAACGCTATTTTCTATACTTCTGCTACGTTGGCTTTTT ctGGCGCGGCCGTTGCGTTATTACTTCCATAG